Proteins encoded within one genomic window of Myxococcus virescens:
- a CDS encoding SMI1/KNR4 family protein, whose protein sequence is MPIDSLLAEVSRHHFPNAPATPAQIAAFEARVGWKLDADLRAFYLHCDGAALFEPVPDADYRILPLAEIRRARVAIFGRDEDAYGSPSLYALVDMQDTNYVVVDVEPKSPRYPLFDAFHETFPKVDPIAPSFEEFLARALKSGGRSFWLGE, encoded by the coding sequence ATGCCCATCGACTCCCTGCTCGCCGAAGTCTCGCGACACCACTTCCCCAACGCTCCCGCGACGCCTGCCCAAATCGCGGCATTCGAGGCTCGCGTGGGCTGGAAGCTTGATGCTGACTTGCGAGCCTTCTACCTCCACTGCGATGGAGCGGCGCTCTTCGAGCCTGTCCCTGACGCGGACTATCGGATTCTCCCGCTGGCGGAGATTCGACGTGCGCGCGTCGCAATCTTCGGCCGCGACGAAGACGCCTACGGCTCACCGTCGCTGTATGCCCTGGTCGACATGCAGGACACCAACTACGTCGTCGTCGACGTGGAGCCGAAGTCCCCAAGGTACCCTCTGTTCGACGCCTTCCATGAGACATTCCCGAAGGTGGACCCGATTGCACCGTCATTCGAGGAGTTCCTCGCTCGAGCGCTGAAGAGCGGCGGTCGCTCTTTCTGGTTGGGGGAGTAG
- a CDS encoding P63C domain-containing protein: MPHCRPNALQPFMFDNTPVRTVIGPDGEPWLMATDVCAILGLSNPRDAVGRLDDDEKATVGNADGQPGRGAQTFNIISESGVWALTMRSRKPEAKRFRKWVTKEVIPSIRKTGAYNPSMATVRQAVAERFLRVGLAPWMKRFPDAFYEEIFRLRGWPWQGPGTPRPGVIAYYTNDLIYERLAPDLLRMLRERNPVDAHTKKRPSKHHQHLSDDVGHPGLERHLYSVICIMRSSSTWDDFMIQMDRIHPRWGNSLLLPLMNELLLPQPQSPAPAVFPS; the protein is encoded by the coding sequence ATGCCGCACTGCAGGCCCAACGCACTTCAGCCATTCATGTTCGACAACACCCCGGTCCGGACCGTCATCGGGCCGGACGGAGAGCCGTGGCTGATGGCCACCGACGTCTGCGCGATCCTTGGTCTTTCCAACCCGCGCGACGCAGTGGGCCGCCTTGACGACGATGAAAAGGCGACCGTCGGTAATGCCGACGGTCAGCCTGGACGCGGGGCACAGACGTTCAACATCATCAGCGAGTCCGGTGTCTGGGCGCTCACGATGCGGAGCCGAAAGCCCGAGGCGAAGCGCTTCCGGAAGTGGGTGACGAAGGAGGTCATCCCGTCCATCCGGAAGACGGGGGCCTACAACCCTTCCATGGCGACGGTCCGCCAAGCCGTAGCGGAGCGTTTCCTCCGCGTCGGCCTGGCGCCCTGGATGAAGCGCTTCCCGGACGCATTCTACGAGGAGATTTTCCGACTGCGAGGCTGGCCGTGGCAGGGGCCAGGCACTCCACGCCCGGGTGTCATTGCCTACTACACCAACGACCTCATCTACGAGAGGCTGGCGCCAGACCTTCTGCGGATGCTCCGCGAGCGCAATCCGGTGGATGCCCACACCAAGAAGCGTCCCTCGAAGCACCACCAACACCTGAGCGATGACGTCGGCCATCCGGGCTTGGAACGGCACCTGTACTCCGTCATCTGCATCATGCGTAGTTCGTCCACATGGGATGACTTCATGATTCAGATGGACCGCATCCACCCGCGTTGGGGGAACAGCCTCCTTCTTCCTCTCATGAACGAACTGCTGCTGCCGCAGCCCCAATCGCCCGCCCCCGCGGTCTTTCCATCCTGA
- a CDS encoding phage tail tape measure protein, translating to MSGGTDLATLSVRIDTSDAKAGSVELTKFSAAAEKTETATKKTETATEQYSKSLARMVKEANETNQALARMRTSIKDMEAMGAAATAFQGALKDASGLDGFKTRIGALDAAAVKLHASFADTSAVSRFMGELGKASTNLSRMQVESTQAATSVQDVKRSVEGVEKPVNRLSQELGGLVKSFLGLAAVIATVIASLTSAASEALAFDTAMAQVSTLLEGDQVNMMGALADRARELGVEFGRAPTEQVKALYEVMSAGASDASQATELLRVSNKLAIGGVTEVGVAADGLTSIMASYGSQLRDATEASDAMFVSAADGKTSIEQIARHIGKLAPIASQTGVSLQELLAATAALTKAGIKTETAMEGMRAILAQVAKPSNEARDLARALGIEFNTAGLKARGLAGFLDHLKVQTGGSTELLAKLVGGVEALLPAMTLTGSSAGDFATSLKNMESAAGRTEVAFSKMAQTPQFALDQLKAKFDDLEIAVGQGLLAQLMPGIEMLSSNFTTLSSSAGATAQAVGILLAARGGAWAAEWVKSAAAKASALVQSRQATTNAALAEAGYVKAVNESSRAALRNAAVQLEARQSSLQQTAPFMRAAHAQAAIAANDNALAQVRAAQAMYGAAGAGRVLQGAMAALGGPIGVAITAIGLLTAGISAYISRAEDAAVKARELGTAAATSVGKSASIVSDLLQQTRATTDAAKAAQVLSIARKELAALGGDYQTMMTDEVKTAEQALAVFEKVAKHETELNQARVKSIKERLQAEEAEFRTRVLNRVLVDDEDPRADKIVKDFEPRYLPKSVKELRKDLQSATQDSAELEKALARVREAVAYDPGAHQREADAAAATARAREQEAERLQNEEKARAELAKSAARYLAKLEEEAATLGLAREGAEKLTAEYKSLNYAQRLVADAALEKIAAFEAKKKADEEAKKKAEEHARALEQLNQQLGDADADRMAKAVEALNAGLAAGTIKAEEYGAKLAKARSLWTKEGKEEAQLVKDLELLQKQLNPLEEVRKRVEMLNKLLQDERISMETYQKELVRLHRQMSDGFSIAQDAVGFAAQHMEDAITTFATSTQFTWRGMIDGMLKDLSRLLAHKAFVALVDIGTTALLGGITGASFSAGGATAGAGVAAGKSAFDMSAPAVMKSGAPYADGAAKLVVPSAPASTDTFPAGAVPPINVNVHVHQDGSVSADVQAPGTTEESRRLGQHLGGAVRRVMLEEMRPGGFVYDFVNRRR from the coding sequence ATGTCTGGTGGGACGGACCTCGCAACGCTTTCAGTCCGTATCGACACGTCCGACGCGAAGGCGGGATCCGTCGAGCTGACGAAATTTAGCGCGGCGGCCGAGAAGACGGAGACGGCCACCAAGAAAACCGAGACCGCGACCGAGCAGTACTCGAAGAGCTTGGCGCGGATGGTCAAGGAGGCGAACGAAACGAACCAGGCGCTGGCCCGAATGAGGACCTCCATCAAGGACATGGAGGCGATGGGGGCCGCAGCGACCGCGTTCCAGGGCGCGTTGAAGGACGCCTCTGGTCTGGACGGCTTCAAGACGCGGATCGGGGCACTGGATGCCGCCGCGGTCAAACTCCACGCGTCCTTCGCGGACACCTCTGCTGTAAGCCGCTTTATGGGGGAGTTGGGGAAGGCCAGCACCAATCTCTCACGGATGCAGGTCGAGTCCACCCAAGCCGCGACGTCTGTGCAGGACGTCAAACGCTCAGTTGAAGGAGTCGAGAAACCGGTCAATCGGCTCTCGCAGGAGCTCGGCGGCCTAGTGAAGTCGTTCCTCGGGCTTGCCGCTGTCATCGCCACGGTAATCGCCTCGCTCACGAGTGCCGCATCAGAGGCGCTTGCCTTCGATACGGCCATGGCCCAGGTGAGCACCCTGCTGGAGGGCGACCAGGTCAACATGATGGGGGCCCTCGCCGACCGCGCCCGCGAATTGGGGGTGGAGTTTGGACGAGCCCCTACGGAGCAGGTGAAGGCGCTCTACGAAGTCATGAGCGCCGGTGCGAGCGATGCTTCTCAGGCAACGGAGTTGCTTCGCGTCTCAAACAAGCTGGCCATTGGTGGCGTCACGGAGGTGGGGGTTGCTGCTGACGGACTCACATCCATCATGGCCAGCTACGGCTCTCAACTCCGGGACGCCACGGAGGCCTCCGATGCGATGTTCGTCTCCGCTGCGGATGGCAAGACGTCCATTGAGCAGATTGCGAGGCACATCGGCAAGCTGGCGCCCATCGCCTCGCAGACGGGCGTGTCGCTCCAGGAGTTGCTTGCCGCGACCGCTGCACTCACGAAGGCCGGCATCAAGACGGAGACGGCGATGGAAGGGATGCGAGCCATCCTTGCCCAGGTTGCCAAGCCGTCGAACGAGGCCCGGGACCTGGCGCGTGCCCTCGGCATCGAATTCAACACGGCAGGGCTGAAGGCGCGGGGGCTCGCAGGGTTCCTGGACCACCTCAAGGTCCAAACGGGTGGTAGCACGGAGTTGCTGGCCAAGCTTGTAGGTGGTGTGGAGGCGCTGCTTCCCGCAATGACGCTGACCGGGTCCAGCGCTGGCGACTTCGCCACGTCGTTGAAGAACATGGAGTCGGCAGCAGGACGCACCGAGGTCGCCTTCAGCAAGATGGCCCAGACGCCTCAGTTCGCCCTGGACCAACTGAAAGCGAAGTTCGACGACCTCGAAATCGCGGTGGGGCAGGGGCTCCTGGCGCAGTTGATGCCCGGCATCGAGATGCTCTCCAGCAACTTCACCACGCTGTCGAGTTCAGCTGGCGCGACGGCCCAGGCCGTGGGGATTCTCCTGGCAGCCAGAGGCGGCGCATGGGCGGCTGAATGGGTGAAGAGCGCCGCCGCGAAGGCATCGGCACTGGTCCAGAGCCGGCAGGCGACAACGAATGCGGCGCTCGCAGAAGCGGGCTACGTCAAGGCAGTCAACGAGAGCTCCCGGGCTGCATTGCGGAACGCGGCCGTCCAGCTTGAGGCTCGCCAGTCGTCCCTCCAGCAGACGGCGCCCTTCATGCGGGCCGCGCATGCCCAGGCCGCGATTGCCGCGAATGACAACGCGCTGGCGCAGGTGCGCGCCGCGCAAGCGATGTACGGAGCTGCGGGGGCCGGTCGCGTGCTCCAGGGGGCTATGGCCGCGCTCGGTGGGCCCATCGGCGTCGCCATCACCGCGATTGGCCTCCTGACGGCGGGAATCTCCGCCTACATCTCCAGGGCAGAGGATGCCGCTGTGAAGGCCCGAGAACTTGGAACAGCTGCTGCTACCAGCGTCGGGAAGAGCGCCTCGATTGTGTCCGACCTGCTCCAACAGACCCGCGCGACGACAGATGCAGCGAAGGCTGCTCAGGTGCTGTCCATCGCACGGAAGGAACTGGCGGCGCTTGGTGGCGACTACCAGACCATGATGACCGATGAGGTCAAGACGGCGGAGCAGGCGCTGGCCGTCTTCGAGAAGGTGGCCAAGCATGAAACGGAGCTCAACCAGGCTCGTGTGAAGAGCATCAAGGAGCGGCTCCAAGCCGAGGAGGCGGAATTCCGGACCCGCGTGCTGAATCGCGTCCTGGTTGATGACGAGGACCCTCGCGCCGACAAGATCGTGAAGGACTTCGAACCGCGATACCTGCCCAAAAGCGTCAAGGAACTTCGCAAGGACTTGCAGTCGGCTACTCAGGACTCGGCGGAGTTGGAGAAGGCACTCGCGCGCGTTAGGGAGGCTGTGGCCTATGACCCCGGCGCCCACCAGCGTGAGGCTGACGCGGCTGCCGCCACGGCGCGTGCCCGTGAACAGGAGGCGGAGCGCCTCCAGAACGAGGAAAAGGCCAGGGCGGAACTGGCGAAGTCCGCCGCGAGGTATCTGGCAAAGCTCGAGGAAGAGGCGGCTACGCTGGGGCTCGCGCGAGAGGGGGCCGAGAAGCTCACGGCTGAGTACAAATCTCTGAACTACGCGCAGCGGCTAGTAGCAGACGCTGCACTTGAGAAAATTGCAGCGTTTGAGGCGAAGAAGAAGGCCGACGAGGAAGCCAAGAAAAAGGCGGAGGAGCACGCGCGCGCCCTTGAGCAACTGAATCAGCAACTCGGGGACGCTGACGCGGACCGAATGGCCAAGGCCGTGGAGGCACTGAACGCCGGCTTGGCTGCGGGCACCATTAAGGCGGAGGAGTATGGAGCAAAGCTCGCGAAGGCCCGCTCCCTCTGGACGAAGGAGGGGAAGGAGGAGGCTCAACTGGTGAAGGACCTGGAGCTGCTCCAGAAGCAGCTCAACCCACTGGAGGAGGTGCGGAAGCGCGTCGAGATGCTGAACAAGCTGTTGCAGGACGAGCGCATCAGCATGGAGACGTACCAGAAGGAACTGGTGCGCCTGCACCGGCAGATGAGCGACGGTTTCTCCATTGCCCAGGACGCAGTGGGCTTCGCTGCCCAGCACATGGAAGACGCCATCACCACCTTCGCCACCTCCACGCAGTTCACCTGGCGCGGCATGATTGACGGAATGCTCAAGGACCTGTCGCGGCTCCTGGCCCACAAGGCATTCGTGGCCCTGGTGGACATCGGCACCACGGCCCTCCTGGGCGGCATAACGGGGGCGAGCTTCAGCGCGGGAGGAGCCACTGCAGGAGCAGGCGTCGCGGCGGGCAAGTCCGCGTTCGACATGTCCGCGCCCGCCGTGATGAAGAGCGGCGCGCCCTATGCGGACGGCGCGGCGAAGCTGGTGGTGCCGAGCGCGCCGGCGAGCACCGACACGTTCCCGGCCGGCGCCGTGCCGCCCATCAACGTGAACGTGCACGTGCATCAGGACGGCTCGGTGAGTGCGGACGTCCAAGCGCCTGGCACGACGGAGGAGTCGCGGCGCCTGGGCCAGCACCTGGGTGGGGCTGTCCGCCGGGTAATGCTGGAGGAAATGCGGCCCGGAGGCTTCGTCTACGACTTCGTCAACCGGCGGAGGTGA
- a CDS encoding phage tail assembly chaperone, which yields MSLRAHLEQVAKSTGEVPAELVGEHELPEALAHVWEWFCELSNSRAPGAFSLAPISYQDIEAWARLTGAQPTSVEVGLLRQLDDAFRLEMTPKPKK from the coding sequence GTGTCGCTCCGGGCGCACCTGGAGCAGGTGGCCAAGTCCACCGGCGAGGTGCCGGCCGAGCTGGTGGGGGAGCACGAGCTACCTGAAGCACTCGCCCACGTCTGGGAGTGGTTCTGCGAGTTGAGTAACTCGCGGGCGCCCGGGGCCTTCTCTCTGGCGCCCATCAGCTACCAGGACATTGAGGCGTGGGCGCGCCTCACCGGGGCACAGCCCACGTCTGTCGAGGTGGGCCTTCTCCGGCAACTCGATGATGCGTTCCGCCTGGAGATGACCCCGAAGCCGAAGAAGTGA
- a CDS encoding phage tail tube protein codes for MASASGQRTALRFAPETEYGVPSTAYSVLRFTDTSLNLAKETYQSNEVRDDRQTADLRHGMRSVGGDFSFELSRGTFDVLLAAALSGTWRAVTTGAASLEAEADAFVRDSGSFLEDGFLPGDMVMASGFAEAGNNGRAKVVAVSALRLEVDRALTVDVAAAGRTVALVGQRLANGTELVSFGLERAFTDISQFMLYRGCAVDSLSLSVTPGEIVTCSMSFLGKDMVQATATHAVTLTPAGTGSPFDAFTGALYEGGQRVANVTAVELEIANGRSVQGVVGHKSPQEVHEGAFVVTGSISAYFKDAVLLNRFINEEESSLELLLEDVNGTDFHRIYLPRIKYTGGDVDNPNSGPVTVSMPFTALLDATSGATILYQRSNP; via the coding sequence ATGGCTTCAGCTTCTGGGCAGCGGACCGCGCTGCGCTTCGCACCGGAGACTGAGTACGGCGTGCCCAGCACGGCTTACTCGGTGCTCCGCTTCACCGACACCAGCCTCAACCTCGCGAAGGAGACGTACCAGTCCAACGAGGTTCGGGACGACAGGCAGACGGCGGACTTGCGCCACGGCATGCGCAGCGTGGGCGGCGACTTCTCCTTCGAGCTCTCCCGCGGCACCTTCGACGTCCTCCTGGCCGCCGCCCTCAGCGGCACATGGCGCGCGGTGACGACGGGCGCGGCCTCGCTGGAGGCGGAAGCGGACGCCTTCGTCCGTGACTCGGGCAGCTTCCTCGAGGATGGCTTCCTCCCGGGGGACATGGTGATGGCCTCCGGCTTCGCCGAGGCGGGGAACAACGGCCGGGCGAAGGTGGTGGCCGTGTCCGCGCTGCGCCTGGAGGTGGACAGGGCCCTCACCGTGGATGTGGCCGCGGCGGGGCGCACCGTGGCCCTGGTGGGCCAGCGCCTGGCCAACGGCACCGAGCTTGTCAGCTTCGGGCTGGAGCGGGCCTTCACCGACATCAGCCAGTTCATGCTGTACCGGGGCTGTGCGGTGGACAGCCTGTCTCTCTCCGTGACGCCCGGCGAAATCGTCACGTGCAGCATGTCCTTCCTCGGCAAGGACATGGTGCAGGCCACGGCCACCCACGCGGTGACGCTGACTCCGGCTGGCACCGGCAGCCCCTTCGACGCCTTCACCGGGGCGCTGTACGAGGGCGGGCAACGGGTGGCCAACGTGACGGCCGTGGAGCTGGAAATCGCCAACGGGCGCAGCGTCCAGGGCGTCGTCGGCCACAAGAGCCCCCAGGAGGTTCACGAGGGCGCCTTCGTCGTCACCGGCAGCATCTCCGCCTACTTCAAGGATGCCGTCCTCCTGAACCGCTTCATCAACGAGGAGGAGTCCAGCCTGGAGCTGCTCCTGGAGGACGTCAACGGGACGGACTTCCACCGCATTTACCTGCCACGCATCAAGTACACGGGCGGCGACGTCGACAACCCGAACTCGGGCCCCGTCACCGTCAGCATGCCCTTCACCGCGCTGCTGGATGCGACGTCCGGCGCCACCATCCTCTACCAGCGCAGCAACCCGTAA
- a CDS encoding phage tail terminator-like protein produces MSPPLLDIPQALELRAREVLAPLLGEANLAYSNVVFTPTPGVPWARLDCLPARTSPAGVGVDSHTRRPGVFQVLLFHPIGEGTAASLTVAQALCDAFKRGTRLGRNDTVVSIHSASVGPALRDEPWWATPVSISWLVHSLD; encoded by the coding sequence GTGAGTCCGCCCCTCCTCGACATCCCCCAGGCGCTGGAGCTGCGCGCGCGCGAGGTGCTGGCGCCGCTGCTGGGCGAGGCCAACCTCGCCTACTCCAACGTCGTCTTCACCCCCACGCCGGGCGTGCCCTGGGCCCGGCTGGACTGCCTCCCCGCGCGGACGTCACCCGCCGGCGTCGGGGTGGACTCGCACACGCGGCGCCCGGGAGTCTTCCAGGTGCTGCTCTTTCACCCCATTGGCGAGGGCACGGCGGCGAGCCTCACCGTGGCCCAGGCGCTGTGTGACGCCTTCAAGCGGGGGACGCGGTTGGGGCGCAACGACACGGTGGTGAGCATCCACTCCGCCTCTGTGGGCCCCGCGCTGCGTGACGAGCCGTGGTGGGCCACGCCCGTCAGCATTTCCTGGTTGGTGCACTCGTTGGACTGA
- a CDS encoding HK97 gp10 family phage protein, giving the protein MTLKKTDARVRRGASFTRQVQSFVKVTEERANEVVRKTALGILANVVTASPVDTGHFRGNWRAGVGARPDGTLEATDKDGGATITAAKEALDAAKLGDTVYVANNLPYARRLEFGHSQQAPSGMVRVTLANLPEILGEAVGEAKQEAGKGDGTL; this is encoded by the coding sequence ATGACGCTGAAGAAGACGGACGCGCGCGTACGGCGTGGTGCCAGCTTCACGCGGCAGGTGCAGTCCTTCGTGAAGGTGACGGAGGAGCGCGCCAACGAGGTGGTGCGGAAGACGGCGCTGGGCATCCTGGCCAACGTCGTCACCGCCTCGCCCGTGGACACCGGGCACTTCCGGGGCAACTGGCGCGCGGGCGTGGGCGCTCGGCCCGACGGCACTCTGGAAGCCACGGACAAGGACGGGGGCGCCACCATTACCGCGGCGAAGGAGGCGCTGGACGCCGCGAAGCTGGGCGACACGGTGTACGTCGCCAACAACCTGCCGTACGCGCGCCGGCTGGAATTCGGCCACAGCCAGCAGGCGCCCAGCGGAATGGTGCGCGTCACCCTGGCCAACCTGCCTGAGATTCTCGGGGAGGCCGTGGGCGAGGCGAAGCAAGAGGCAGGGAAGGGGGACGGCACGCTGTGA
- a CDS encoding DnaT-like ssDNA-binding protein: MPFDATPSGPAANSYCTVVEADAYHSARGHNAAWESATQEAKERHLMWATSLLDTHFGYVGSRAEAEQSLAWPRRGVVLDGVTLPATAVPLRVRGATAEFAFRLMGEDWTAGLGPVVDEGVKVGPLETSPERHVPIPEQVATLVRPFLRGARVGGIGTVGLLRG; the protein is encoded by the coding sequence ATGCCCTTCGACGCTACCCCCAGCGGCCCGGCCGCGAACTCGTACTGCACGGTGGTGGAGGCGGACGCCTACCACTCCGCGCGCGGCCACAACGCCGCGTGGGAGTCCGCCACGCAGGAGGCGAAGGAGCGCCACCTCATGTGGGCCACCAGCCTGCTGGACACCCACTTCGGCTACGTGGGCAGCCGGGCCGAGGCGGAACAGTCCCTGGCCTGGCCCCGGCGCGGCGTGGTGCTGGACGGGGTGACGCTGCCAGCCACCGCGGTGCCGCTGCGCGTGCGCGGGGCGACGGCGGAGTTCGCCTTCCGCCTCATGGGGGAGGACTGGACGGCCGGCCTCGGACCCGTGGTGGACGAGGGGGTGAAGGTGGGGCCGCTGGAGACGTCTCCGGAGCGGCACGTGCCGATTCCGGAGCAGGTGGCCACGCTGGTGCGGCCCTTCCTGCGTGGCGCCCGCGTGGGCGGCATCGGCACCGTGGGGCTTCTCCGAGGATGA
- a CDS encoding major capsid protein — translation MASITLAESAKLSRDELVSGVIETIVTTDRLFERLPFDELEGNSFTFNRESVMGDVEVLGVGGTITAKNPATVEQDTATLTRIIGDAEVDGLIQATRSNVNDQEGYQIVSKAKSAGRKFRSMFINGTGLSNEFPGLLAQVAAGQTLVAGTNGALYDVAFLDELISKVKAKDGEVDFITMAEVMLNRHYAYLRKLGGASISEVITLPSGKTVPAYRGIPIFVNDYIPTNQTEGTATDCTSIIAGCFDDGSRSVGIAGLTAPGASAGIHIKEVGEHQEKDERITRVVWYCGTAVFNDYALATVKGIRTAPLAP, via the coding sequence ATGGCTTCAATCACCCTGGCTGAATCCGCGAAGCTGTCCCGCGACGAGCTTGTCTCCGGCGTCATCGAAACCATCGTCACCACGGACCGCCTCTTCGAGCGGCTGCCCTTCGATGAGTTGGAGGGCAACTCCTTCACCTTCAACCGCGAGTCGGTGATGGGCGACGTTGAGGTGCTGGGCGTCGGCGGCACCATCACCGCGAAGAACCCGGCCACCGTCGAGCAGGACACCGCGACGCTGACGCGCATCATCGGCGACGCCGAGGTGGACGGACTCATCCAGGCCACGCGCTCCAACGTCAATGACCAGGAGGGCTACCAGATTGTCTCCAAGGCCAAGTCTGCCGGGCGCAAGTTCCGGAGCATGTTCATCAACGGCACGGGGCTCAGCAACGAGTTCCCCGGACTGCTGGCGCAGGTGGCCGCCGGGCAGACGCTGGTGGCTGGGACGAATGGTGCCCTCTACGACGTCGCTTTCCTGGACGAGCTCATCTCCAAGGTGAAGGCCAAGGACGGCGAGGTGGACTTCATCACCATGGCGGAGGTGATGCTGAACCGGCACTACGCGTACCTGCGCAAGCTGGGCGGCGCGAGCATCTCCGAGGTCATCACCCTGCCGAGCGGGAAGACGGTGCCTGCGTACCGCGGCATCCCCATCTTCGTGAATGACTACATCCCCACCAACCAGACGGAGGGGACGGCGACGGACTGCACCAGCATCATCGCGGGCTGCTTCGACGATGGAAGCCGCAGCGTGGGCATCGCCGGACTGACGGCGCCGGGCGCGTCGGCGGGCATCCACATCAAGGAGGTGGGCGAGCACCAGGAGAAGGATGAGCGAATCACCCGTGTCGTCTGGTACTGCGGGACGGCCGTCTTCAACGACTACGCGCTCGCCACGGTGAAGGGCATCCGCACCGCTCCGCTGGCCCCCTGA
- a CDS encoding minor capsid protein, producing MATTRRTANEEILEQTIAHSVQVERYKAGTVRRVVELLNATEEKLEEQLAVRVERIVAAGGFDAGPETTERLQELLKVVGGVRAEAYAAAAGFLREELSVFAAYEAQWQAAVLQETLIVELGVVAPSAEVLRAAVFERPFSGAVFEHWVEALQPADLERISRAVQVGIVEGQTTQEIVRSVVGTRGASYTDGVVEMSRRSAETLVRTSLNHASTQAREEVYRANEDIIEEVRLVATLDGRTTLGCMALDGKVFPVREGKRPPFHPGCRTTTVPVINGVKLVGDRPAVTDARTRRQREIDFRAEAKAKAGAAWSDMSEKERRAAIARIREKWARENIGQVPKGLSYEDWLRRQSASFQDEVLGPTRGQLFRNGGLSVDRFTDASGRTLTLEALREAESEAFKKAKL from the coding sequence GTGGCCACCACCCGCCGCACGGCCAACGAGGAAATCCTCGAACAAACCATCGCGCACTCCGTGCAGGTGGAGCGCTACAAGGCGGGCACCGTCCGCCGGGTGGTGGAACTGCTCAACGCCACGGAAGAGAAGCTCGAAGAGCAACTCGCCGTCCGCGTGGAGCGCATCGTTGCGGCGGGTGGCTTCGACGCCGGGCCGGAAACCACCGAACGCCTGCAGGAGCTGCTGAAGGTGGTGGGCGGCGTGCGCGCCGAGGCATACGCCGCGGCGGCCGGCTTCCTCCGGGAGGAGCTGTCCGTCTTCGCGGCCTATGAGGCGCAGTGGCAGGCAGCCGTCCTCCAGGAGACGCTCATCGTCGAGTTGGGCGTGGTGGCTCCGTCCGCGGAGGTGCTGCGCGCGGCCGTCTTCGAGCGCCCCTTCAGCGGCGCCGTCTTCGAGCACTGGGTGGAGGCGCTTCAGCCTGCCGACCTGGAGCGCATCTCCCGGGCCGTGCAGGTGGGCATCGTCGAGGGGCAGACGACGCAGGAGATTGTCCGGAGCGTGGTGGGCACCCGCGGTGCCTCGTACACGGACGGCGTGGTGGAGATGTCCCGGCGCAGCGCGGAGACGCTGGTGCGCACCTCCCTCAACCACGCCTCCACCCAGGCCCGGGAAGAGGTGTACCGGGCCAACGAGGACATCATCGAAGAGGTGCGGCTGGTGGCAACGCTCGACGGCCGCACCACGCTGGGTTGTATGGCCCTCGATGGGAAGGTGTTCCCGGTGAGGGAGGGGAAGCGCCCACCGTTCCACCCGGGGTGTCGCACCACGACCGTGCCCGTCATCAACGGGGTGAAGCTGGTGGGCGACAGGCCGGCCGTCACCGACGCGCGCACCCGGCGCCAGCGGGAAATCGACTTCCGCGCTGAGGCGAAGGCGAAGGCGGGCGCGGCCTGGTCGGACATGTCCGAGAAGGAGCGGCGCGCCGCCATCGCCCGCATCCGCGAGAAGTGGGCGCGGGAGAACATCGGCCAGGTGCCCAAGGGGCTGTCCTACGAGGACTGGCTGCGCCGTCAGTCGGCCAGCTTCCAGGACGAGGTGCTGGGCCCCACGCGCGGGCAGCTCTTCCGCAACGGCGGGCTGAGCGTGGACCGCTTCACCGACGCGAGCGGCAGGACGTTGACGCTGGAGGCGCTCCGCGAGGCGGAGTCCGAGGCTTTCAAGAAGGCGAAGTTGTAA